CACCGACTCGGCGTCGGTGACGGCCTCGGCCGCGTCCCCGCCGGTGAGAATGGGCTCCGGAAGCCACGGCCCCACGTACGTCTCGCGCTTGTAGCGGGTCGAGCGCAGTCGTTCCAGCGCCAGGTTCGACACGATCCGCGCCAGGTACGCCTTGGGGTCGGCCACCTGCGAGCGGTCGGCGGCCGACCACTTGATCCAGGCGTCCTGCACCGCGTCCTCGGCGTCGGCCGCGGTGCCGAGTACGCGGTAGGCCACCGAGAACAACAGAGCCCGGTACTGGTGGAACAGCTGCTGGTCGAGATCCGAGGACGGCCCGGTCATCGTGGCACCGTCACCCGGGTGAAGCGGCCGCCTCGCGGCCAGAACGCGCCCGAGGCGGGCATCCTCTTCATCCGGCCGTAGGTCGGCCAGGGCGAGGCGGTCACCGTCTCCTTGTACCGCGCCGCCGTACGGCCGGTCAGGTACAACCGTCGGGGGCTGTCGTCCGGGTGGGTGAACTGCACGACCGCATCGTAGCGTCCGAGACTGACCGGCGTGTGGTAGTAGCCGAAGCGAAAGGGCTTGGGGCGGCGGCCCTTCAGCACCCGCAGGATCGACAGTGCGGCGTGCACCCCGGTCGGCATGCCGCCCTGGCAGGTGCCGTGCAGGACGCCGTAACCCTGGTGGACGGCGGCCGCGTCGCCCACGGCGTACACCTCCGGATGCGACACCGACCGCAGCGCGGCGTCCGTGGCGACGCGGCCGCGCTCGTCGACGCTCAGCCCGGCGGCGGCCGCCACCGGTGACACCCGGGTACCGCTCGTCCACAGGACCACGTCGGCGGGGACGACCTCCCCGCCCGCCAGCTCGACCGCCTCGGGCAGGACCCTCACCACCTCGGCCCCGCCGCGCGCCCGGACGCCCAGGCGGGCGAGCGCGGAGCGCAGGTACGTCCTGGCTCCAGGGTGCATGGCCGCACCGGGCTCGCCCCGGCCCAGCAGCACGACGTTCAGCTCCGGGTACTGCTCGGCGATCTCGGCGGCCGACTCGATGCCGGTGAGCCCGTTGCCCGCGACCACCACCGTGCCGCTGTCGAGCCGCGCCAGCCGGTCTGCCAGCAGCTCGGCGTCCTGCGCGCTGTTCAGGGTGTACGCGTGGTCCTCCACCCCCGGAGCGGCGGTGTCGGCCACGCCGCCCAGCCCGTACACGAGCGTGTCGTAGGGCAGGACGAGGTCGTCGTCGACCCGTACGACCCTCGCGCCCGTGTCCACGCCCGTCACCCAGCCGCGCACGAAGCGCGCACCCGTGCCGGCCAGCAGCTCCGGGATGCTCAGCTCGGCGAGCCGCTGCCCGCTCCCGGTCATGTGCAGCCGCATCCGCTCGGTGAACCGCTCCTGCGCGTTCACCAGGGTCACCTGCACGTCCTCGCGTCCCTTGACCCGGGCCGCGAGCTGGATCGCCGCGGCCGTGCCCGCGTACCCCGCCCCCAGGACCAGAACACGGTGCGGGGTCTCCGTACCTGCTTCGTGCCGCTCGTTCATCGCCGTTCCTTCCTCCGTCTGCTGCCGACAACCACCAGACGGAAGCTGCGTGCTCGTTCGTGACACGGACCCGATGTGACGCGCGACACGGCGGGGGCGGGGGCCGTGCGGGGGCCCGCGCGTCCTCGTCGACGGCCTCCCGGTGCGCACGGTGGACAGCCTCCGGGGCGCACGGGGAGCGGGGCCCGCCGTCCGCCCGCGGGGGCGGACCACGTTCGGAAACGATCAATTGTCGGACCCGACTGACACGGGCTCGGCGAACGCCCTACCCTGGCGCGTGCCACCAGACAGTCAACTCCCAAGGGGGCACCGTATGTCCCGGAGCCGTAAGCTCCACCGCCTCGGCAACCCCGACGCCGACGAGCGTCGCGAGCAGCGAATGCTGTTCCGTCACCTGCGTGACGACACCAACGCGAATCGCGGGCGGATGACCAGGCGGGTCCGCGAGCTGCAGCTGCTCCTGTCGATGGACCCGGTCGACTTCGAACGGCTCGTGGCCCGGCTGATGGAGGCCATGGGCATGAAGGTCGAGCTCACAGCCCGTTCGCGGGACGGCGGGGTGGACGTACGCGGGATCGACACGGACCCCTTCCGTGGTGGGAACGTGATCGTGCAGGTGAAGCGGTACCGGGACACCGTGACACCCTCGGCCGTGCGGGACCTCTACGGCACGCTGCAGCACGATCCGGCCGCGACCAAAGCCGTCCTCGTCGCCACCAGCAGGTTCGGCCCGAGCTCCCACCAGTTCGTCGCGGGCAAGCCGATCACGCTGATCAACGGTTCCGAGCTGGTCGGTCTCCTCAAGCACCACGGCCTCCACGAGGTGTTCGACGCGGCGCAGCACGATGCATCCGGCTTCGACGGCGGGGACGCGCTGCCCGAGGTCGAGGTCGCCTCCGAGCCGGCCCGGCTTCTGCTGCACTGGACCGGCGAGGAGGAGTACGACATCGCCGCCCTGGTGTGCCAGGGCAACAGGGCGCTGTCGGACGAGCACCTGGTGTTCTACAACAACGGCTCGACACCGGACGGTTCGGTCCGCATGGTCACCGGCTACGGTGACGCGAACGCCTGCCTGATGGTCGACTTCGACGCGCTGCCCGGCGGCGCCGACCGGCTCGTCATCGTCGCCGCCGCCGACACCGAGAACCACCCGGAGGCGACCATGGCCGGGTTCGCGGGAC
The sequence above is drawn from the Kitasatospora sp. NBC_00315 genome and encodes:
- a CDS encoding NAD(P)/FAD-dependent oxidoreductase, translating into MNERHEAGTETPHRVLVLGAGYAGTAAAIQLAARVKGREDVQVTLVNAQERFTERMRLHMTGSGQRLAELSIPELLAGTGARFVRGWVTGVDTGARVVRVDDDLVLPYDTLVYGLGGVADTAAPGVEDHAYTLNSAQDAELLADRLARLDSGTVVVAGNGLTGIESAAEIAEQYPELNVVLLGRGEPGAAMHPGARTYLRSALARLGVRARGGAEVVRVLPEAVELAGGEVVPADVVLWTSGTRVSPVAAAAGLSVDERGRVATDAALRSVSHPEVYAVGDAAAVHQGYGVLHGTCQGGMPTGVHAALSILRVLKGRRPKPFRFGYYHTPVSLGRYDAVVQFTHPDDSPRRLYLTGRTAARYKETVTASPWPTYGRMKRMPASGAFWPRGGRFTRVTVPR
- a CDS encoding restriction endonuclease yields the protein MSRSRKLHRLGNPDADERREQRMLFRHLRDDTNANRGRMTRRVRELQLLLSMDPVDFERLVARLMEAMGMKVELTARSRDGGVDVRGIDTDPFRGGNVIVQVKRYRDTVTPSAVRDLYGTLQHDPAATKAVLVATSRFGPSSHQFVAGKPITLINGSELVGLLKHHGLHEVFDAAQHDASGFDGGDALPEVEVASEPARLLLHWTGEEEYDIAALVCQGNRALSDEHLVFYNNGSTPDGSVRMVTGYGDANACLMVDFDALPGGADRLVIVAAADTENHPEATMAGFAGPALILEPGADRTPLVVHLADGAAANTAMRLGRFDRDTAGDWYFTPALAGYPGGLRQAVVAYGLEVEEA